The genomic DNA TCACCCGGGCCAGCAGCACGGCAAAACGGCACCAGTAGACGTTGATGAAGCGGTAGCGCTTATGAAACGGCAAAAATGGCGCGATAAAAAAGCTCAGCGAGCACCACAGCAGCGAACTGGTGCCCAGCAGCAGGTAAAAAAGAAAGATTCTGATCGCCTGCAGGATCGACATAGTGGCATGTACCGTTGCGGGCTTGCCCGCCTGATAAAAATGCGCCCTTGGGCGCATTGTTTAAATTAGTTCTCTGGCGATAGCTGCCAGATCGTCGAAAATCAGTGTGGTTTGCGCAACACCCTTTTCAAGCGTCCGCTCGCCTTTGCCGGTTTTCACCAGCACCGGTTGTGCACCGACGGCCAGGGCGGCCTCCAGGTCACCTTTACTGTCGCCGACAAACCATACGCCGCGCAGGTCGGCCTGATAATGGTCGGCGATTGCCCGCAGCATGCCGGGCTTGGGCTTACGGCAGTCACAACCCTCGTCCGGCCCATGCGGGCAATACACGATGTAGCCGACTTCGCCGCCTTGCTCTGCCACCAGCGTGCGCAGACGCGCATGCATGGCTTCGAGGGTTGCCAGCGAATAATAGCCACGGGCAATGCCGGACTGGTTGGTGGCCACAGCCACCGTCCAGCCCGCTTTGCTCAACTGCGCGATGGCCTCGATCGAACCGGGGATCGGGATCCACTCCTCCAGCGACTTGATGTAGGCGTCGGAGTCCTGGTTGATTACCCCGTCACGATCGAGAATCAGCAGTTTCAAGGCTTACCCCAGCAGCGAAATGTCGGCAACGCCCAGGAACAGGCCGCGCAGGCGGCTGAGCAGGGCATAACGGTTGGCGCGAACCTTGGCGTCCTCGGCGTTGACCATCACTGCCTCGAAGAAGGCGTCGACCGGGTCACGCAGGGCCGCCAGGCGGGCCAGCGATTCGCTGTACTGACGTGCGGCTGCCATCGGTTGCACAGCCTGGTCGGCCTGCTGGATGGCCGAATACAGCGAGAACTCGTTGGCGTTGTCGAAGTACTTCGGCTCGACCTGTTCGGCAATGGCGCCTTCGGCTTTGCTCAGCAGGTTCGACACACGCTTGTTCACTGCGGCCAGCGCCTCGGCTTCCGGCAGCTTGCGGAAGGCCTGCACGGCCTGCACGCGCTGGTCGAAGTCCAAGGCAGAACCCGGCTTCAGGGCACGTACCGACAGGTAGGTGGCAACGTCGATGCCTTCGTCTTCATAGCGCGCACGCA from Pseudomonas putida includes the following:
- the gmhB gene encoding D-glycero-beta-D-manno-heptose 1,7-bisphosphate 7-phosphatase — encoded protein: MKLLILDRDGVINQDSDAYIKSLEEWIPIPGSIEAIAQLSKAGWTVAVATNQSGIARGYYSLATLEAMHARLRTLVAEQGGEVGYIVYCPHGPDEGCDCRKPKPGMLRAIADHYQADLRGVWFVGDSKGDLEAALAVGAQPVLVKTGKGERTLEKGVAQTTLIFDDLAAIARELI